A stretch of the Streptococcus suis genome encodes the following:
- a CDS encoding CPBP family intramembrane metalloprotease — MLTTKKVSLGIIGSILILIFSQVSAELIETLLVLFKVPEFISIAISGIIYIFLTYFLLKQFVIKFFHRNLNDFGIGHFHVKWKWVIIGLLLPVVVTVIYLSIPGHFISTHKSTLETLAVISRGIFFTGFGAGFVEEMVFRGIIMTLVKEKWGMMISIVIPSLLFGLVHIIGMSFNLLSILLVMLAGTMVGVMFSLIAYESKTVWNNALVHSLWNSVIISGIFTISTKVDPYNISHYLLRTKSFLITGGQFGIESSLIALLGYSLVAYYAYSELKRS, encoded by the coding sequence TTGTTAACGACGAAAAAAGTTAGTTTAGGAATAATAGGATCCATACTCATACTCATTTTCTCACAGGTGTCAGCTGAATTAATAGAAACACTGTTAGTTCTCTTTAAAGTTCCAGAATTTATTTCAATTGCGATATCTGGAATCATTTATATTTTTTTAACTTATTTTTTACTGAAACAATTCGTGATAAAATTCTTTCATCGGAATTTAAATGACTTTGGAATCGGACATTTTCATGTAAAGTGGAAGTGGGTCATCATTGGTTTATTATTACCAGTTGTGGTTACAGTTATTTATCTATCTATTCCTGGTCACTTTATTTCAACTCACAAGTCCACATTAGAAACCTTAGCAGTCATTAGTCGAGGAATCTTTTTCACAGGTTTTGGTGCAGGTTTTGTAGAGGAGATGGTTTTTCGTGGTATTATCATGACCTTAGTTAAAGAAAAGTGGGGAATGATGATTTCAATAGTTATTCCCTCCTTACTTTTTGGACTAGTTCATATCATTGGGATGTCATTTAATCTTTTAAGTATTTTATTAGTGATGCTTGCTGGAACAATGGTAGGTGTTATGTTTTCACTTATTGCTTATGAGAGTAAAACTGTATGGAATAATGCATTAGTTCATTCATTATGGAATAGTGTGATTATTAGTGGTATCTTTACAATATCAACTAAAGTCGATCCCTATAACATTAGTCACTATTTACTAAGAACAAAGTCCTTCTTAATAACTGGTGGTCAATTTGGAATTGAATCATCACTAATAGCACTATTGGGCTATAGTCTTGTGGCTTACTACGCATACAGTGAACTTAAGAGAAGTTAA
- a CDS encoding IS6-like element ISTeha2 family transposase codes for MNHFKGKQFQKDVIIISVGYYLRYNLSYRDVQEMLYDRGINVSHTTIYRWVQEYGKLIYQIWKKKNRQSFYSWKMDETYIKIKGKWHYLYRAIDSEGMTLDIWLRRKRNTQSAYAFFKRLYKQFGEPKVIVTDKAPSIASAFRKLQKQGLYSETEHRTVKYLNNLIEQDHRPVKRRNKLYQSLRTASTTIKGIEALRGIYKKNRRNGTLFGFSVSTEIKVLMGIPA; via the coding sequence ATGAATCATTTTAAGGGCAAACAATTCCAAAAAGACGTGATTATTATCTCTGTTGGGTATTATCTTCGCTATAATTTGAGTTATCGTGATGTTCAAGAGATGTTATATGATCGTGGCATTAACGTTTCTCACACAACAATTTACCGTTGGGTTCAAGAATATGGTAAGCTGATCTATCAAATCTGGAAAAAGAAAAATAGACAGTCCTTTTATTCGTGGAAAATGGACGAAACTTATATTAAAATTAAAGGGAAGTGGCATTATCTCTATCGTGCAATCGACTCAGAAGGCATGACACTGGATATTTGGCTAAGACGAAAGAGAAATACTCAGTCTGCTTATGCTTTCTTTAAACGACTATACAAGCAGTTTGGGGAACCGAAAGTTATCGTGACAGATAAAGCACCATCAATTGCTAGTGCTTTTAGGAAGTTACAAAAGCAGGGGCTATACAGCGAAACTGAGCACCGGACGGTCAAGTATCTCAATAACTTAATTGAGCAAGATCATAGACCTGTTAAACGTCGAAATAAACTTTATCAAAGTCTTCGTACTGCATCAACTACGATTAAGGGCATAGAAGCATTGAGAGGCATATACAAAAAGAACCGAAGAAATGGAACGCTCTTCGGCTTTTCGGTATCTACTGAAATTAAAGTTTTGATGGGTATACCAGCATAG
- the cfr gene encoding Cfr family 23S rRNA (adenine(2503)-C(8))-methyltransferase, with protein MNFNNKTKYGKIQEFLRSNNEPDYRIKQITNAIFKQRISRFEDMKVLPKLLREDLINNFGETVLNIKLLAEQNSEQVTKVLFEVSKNKRVETVNMKYKAGWESFCISSQCGCNFGCKFCATGNIGLKKNLTVDEITDQVLYFHLLGHQIDSISFMGMGEALANRQVFDALDSFTDPNLFALSPRRLSISTIGIIPSIKKITQEYPQVNLTFSLHSPYSEERSKLMPINDRYPIDEVMNILDEHIRLTSRKVYIAYIMLPGVNDSLEHANEVVSLLKSRYKSGKLYHVNLIRYNPTISAPEMYGEANEGQVEAFYKVLKSAGIHVTIRSQFGIDIDAACGQLYGNYQNSQ; from the coding sequence ATGAATTTTAATAATAAAACAAAGTATGGTAAAATACAGGAATTTTTAAGAAGTAATAATGAGCCTGATTATAGAATAAAACAAATAACCAATGCGATTTTTAAACAAAGAATTAGTCGATTTGAGGATATGAAGGTTCTTCCAAAATTACTTAGGGAGGATTTAATAAATAATTTTGGAGAAACAGTTTTGAATATCAAGCTCTTAGCAGAGCAAAATTCAGAGCAAGTTACGAAAGTGCTTTTTGAAGTATCAAAGAATAAGAGAGTAGAAACGGTAAACATGAAGTATAAAGCAGGTTGGGAGTCATTTTGTATATCATCACAATGCGGATGTAATTTTGGGTGTAAATTTTGTGCTACAGGCAACATTGGATTGAAAAAAAACCTAACTGTAGATGAGATAACAGATCAAGTTTTATACTTCCATTTATTAGGTCATCAAATTGATAGCATTTCTTTTATGGGAATGGGTGAAGCTCTAGCCAACCGTCAAGTATTTGATGCTCTTGATTCGTTTACGGATCCTAATTTATTTGCATTAAGTCCTCGTAGACTTTCTATATCAACGATTGGTATTATACCTAGTATCAAAAAAATAACCCAGGAATATCCTCAAGTAAATCTTACATTTTCATTACACTCACCTTATAGTGAGGAACGCAGCAAATTGATGCCAATAAATGATAGATACCCAATAGATGAGGTAATGAATATACTCGATGAACATATAAGATTAACTTCAAGGAAAGTATATATAGCTTATATCATGTTGCCTGGTGTAAATGATTCTCTTGAGCATGCAAACGAAGTTGTTAGCCTTCTTAAAAGTCGCTATAAATCAGGGAAGTTATATCATGTAAATTTGATACGATACAATCCTACAATAAGTGCACCTGAGATGTATGGAGAAGCAAACGAAGGGCAGGTAGAAGCCTTTTACAAAGTTTTGAAGTCTGCTGGTATCCATGTCACAATTAGAAGTCAATTTGGGATTGATATTGACGCTGCTTGTGGTCAATTATATGGTAATTATCAAAATAGCCAATAG
- a CDS encoding IS6-like element IS1216 family transposase, with product MTMNHFKGKQFQQDVIIVAVGYYLRYNLSYREVQEILYDRGINVSHTTIYRWVQEYGKRLYQIWKKKNKKSFYSWKMDETYIKIKGKWHYLYRAIDADGLTLDIWLRKKRDTQAAYAFLKRLVKQFDEPKVVVTDKAPSITSAFKKLKEYGFYQGTEHRTIKYLNNLIEQDHRPVKRRNKFYRSLRTASTTIKGMEAIRGLYKKTRKEGTLFGFSVCTEIKVLLGIPA from the coding sequence ATGACGATGAATCATTTTAAAGGAAAGCAATTTCAGCAGGATGTGATTATTGTAGCCGTGGGCTACTATCTTCGTTATAACCTTAGCTATCGTGAAGTTCAAGAAATCTTATATGATCGTGGCATTAACGTTTCTCATACGACGATTTATCGTTGGGTGCAAGAATATGGCAAACGACTCTATCAAATTTGGAAAAAGAAAAATAAAAAATCCTTTTATTCATGGAAAATGGATGAAACGTACATCAAAATTAAAGGAAAATGGCATTATTTGTATCGAGCCATCGATGCAGATGGTTTAACCTTGGATATTTGGTTACGTAAAAAACGGGACACACAAGCAGCCTATGCTTTTCTTAAGCGGTTAGTGAAGCAGTTTGATGAACCGAAGGTTGTAGTCACAGATAAAGCCCCCTCTATTACAAGTGCCTTTAAGAAACTAAAAGAATACGGCTTTTATCAAGGGACAGAACATCGTACCATTAAATACCTGAATAATTTGATTGAACAAGACCATCGTCCAGTAAAGAGACGCAATAAATTCTATCGAAGTTTACGCACTGCCTCTACCACGATTAAAGGTATGGAAGCCATCCGAGGATTATATAAGAAAACCCGAAAAGAAGGCACTCTCTTCGGGTTTTCGGTCTGTACTGAAATCAAGGTATTATTGGGAATCCCAGCTTAA